From Vicia villosa cultivar HV-30 ecotype Madison, WI unplaced genomic scaffold, Vvil1.0 ctg.002369F_1_1, whole genome shotgun sequence, the proteins below share one genomic window:
- the LOC131638668 gene encoding nodule lectin-like encodes MATNLPTQKLFSLVSLIFLLLPTNLNPAQALSFNFTKLTHSDSISNVILQGDAQFLPSGVLTLTRRSPFPPGEYFASTGRALTTIPIPLWDNATGEVASFVTSFTFDIETTRDSPTNGLIFFIAPVDSVIPNNSNGPYLGVVDSKTSINQFVGVEFDLYSYSWDPETRHIGIDINSLISTKTVRYNWENGSFTRVSIIYDSPSNALTAIVFYENNQFSTIAQVIDLKTVLPDAVRVGLSATSVTDVSYNIHSWSFTSDL; translated from the coding sequence ATGGCTACAAACCTTCCAACTCAGAAACTATTTTCTCTTGTTTCACTCATCTTTCTCTTGTTACCAACAAATCTCAACCCAGCACAAGCACTGTCCTTCAATTTCACCAAACTCACCCATAGTGATTCTATTTCTAACGTCATCCTACAAGGTGATGCCCAGTTTTTACCCAGTGGAGTCTTAACACTGACAAGACGTTCACCATTTCCTCCAGGTGAATATTTTGCATCTACAGGTCGTGCCCTAACTACCATTCCCATACCGCTTTGGGACAATGCTACGGGCGAAGTGGCGAGTTTCGTCACTTCCTTTACCTTCGACATAGAGACGACCAGAGATTCTCCAACTAATGGATTGATCTTTTTTATTGCACCAGTAGATAGTGTGATTCCCAACAACTCAAATGGTCCGTATCTGGGAGTAGTTGATAGCAAAACTTCAATAAATCAATTTGTTGGTGTAGAGTTTGATCTTTACTCCTATTCATGGGATCCCGAAACGAGACATATTGGAATCGACATCAACTCTTTAATTTCGACCAAGACCGTGAGATACAACTGGGAGAATGGTTCATTCACAAGAGTAAGTATAATCTATGACTCTCCTTCTAACGCATTGACTGCTATTGTCTTTTATGAGAATAATCAATTTTCCACCATTGCTCAAGTCATTGATTTGAAAACTGTGCTCCCGGACGCGGTTAGAGTTGGTCTATCTGCTACTTCAGTAACTGATGTATCCTACAACATCCATTCATGGTCATTCACATCAGACTTGTAA